The Pirellulimonas nuda genome includes a region encoding these proteins:
- a CDS encoding sulfatase-like hydrolase/transferase, translated as MLLLIIDDLGYGELGCQGNPEIPTPNIDSLAASGVRCTQAYVTAPNCSPSRAGIFSGRVPTRFGYEFNPTGAQNEEPKTGLPNAELTLPEFMRSAGYVTGLVGKWHLGGAPPFHPLRHGFDEFFGFLHEGHFYVPPPYLDAYTMLRRAVLPAGNGDRYHASDTLVLSTHTARDEPPYDANNPILRGGQPVVERRYLTDAFTDEAIDFLERNRRVPFFLTVSYNAVHSPLQAKSETFATMASIEGLQRRVFAAMLADVDTSVGRIVERLAQLGLAEDTLVVLLSDNGGPTQELTSSNLPLRGGKGEMYEGGLRVPFLVSWPGRAPAGQVCDKIVSSLDIYATAARLSGRPLPSRLEGQDLLPVIADRGAASSHETLYWRQGHLAALRHGDWKIVAASDTKEPREWELYHVAKDIDESENFAGSRPEVLAELETIWSAMDRQMSRPLFQ; from the coding sequence GTGTTGCTGCTAATCATCGACGATCTGGGTTACGGAGAACTAGGTTGCCAGGGGAACCCTGAGATTCCGACTCCGAATATCGATTCGCTGGCCGCCTCCGGGGTCCGTTGCACCCAGGCCTACGTGACCGCTCCGAACTGCAGCCCCTCGCGTGCAGGAATCTTCAGCGGGCGGGTCCCCACGCGTTTCGGCTACGAGTTCAACCCGACTGGAGCGCAGAACGAAGAGCCGAAAACCGGCCTACCCAACGCCGAACTGACGCTGCCGGAGTTCATGCGGTCTGCCGGCTACGTTACCGGGCTTGTTGGAAAGTGGCACCTGGGGGGTGCGCCCCCATTTCACCCGCTACGACATGGTTTCGATGAGTTCTTCGGATTCCTGCACGAAGGGCACTTCTATGTCCCGCCCCCCTACCTGGACGCCTACACCATGCTCCGCCGCGCCGTTCTGCCCGCGGGGAACGGCGATCGATATCATGCCTCCGACACGCTTGTGCTCTCAACCCATACGGCACGCGACGAGCCCCCCTACGACGCCAACAATCCTATCCTACGCGGGGGACAGCCGGTCGTTGAGCGGCGTTACCTGACCGACGCCTTTACTGACGAGGCGATCGATTTTTTGGAGCGTAACCGGCGCGTGCCCTTTTTCTTGACGGTGTCCTACAACGCGGTGCACAGCCCATTGCAAGCCAAGTCCGAGACGTTCGCCACGATGGCCTCGATCGAGGGGCTGCAACGACGGGTGTTTGCGGCCATGCTCGCCGATGTAGACACCAGCGTTGGCCGCATCGTGGAGCGTCTTGCGCAACTGGGGCTGGCGGAGGATACGCTGGTTGTGTTGCTCAGCGACAACGGCGGACCGACGCAGGAACTGACTTCGAGCAATCTGCCGCTCCGGGGCGGGAAAGGGGAGATGTACGAAGGTGGGTTGCGGGTCCCGTTCCTTGTGAGCTGGCCCGGAAGGGCGCCGGCGGGGCAGGTGTGTGACAAGATCGTGAGCTCGCTCGACATCTACGCGACCGCGGCGCGGCTGAGCGGGCGACCGCTCCCGTCACGGCTTGAAGGGCAAGACCTGTTGCCGGTGATTGCTGATCGCGGCGCCGCCTCTTCGCATGAGACACTTTATTGGCGCCAAGGCCACCTCGCCGCGTTGCGGCACGGCGACTGGAAGATCGTTGCCGCGAGCGACACGAAGGAGCCCCGGGAGTGGGAGCTCTACCATGTCGCGAAGGACATTGATGAATCAGAGAATTTCGCCGGGAGCCGCCCGGAGGTGCTCGCCGAGCTGGAGACGATTTGGTCGGCGATGGATCGCCAGATGTCCCGCCCGCTGTTTCAGTAG
- a CDS encoding nucleoside hydrolase-like domain-containing protein, whose product MLCAVLAIAAAPPTDASPASQGSDARPRLVVTSDIGGDPDDIQSLVRLLVYANEFEIEGLVASASGTPNELSSKVTRPDLIHQAINAYEQVLPRLRLHDVRFPEADDLRRRVVSGNPERGWGAIGESKHTAGSQLLVEALLRFDAGPLNVAIWGGQTDLAQALWDVKHQHGDAALRQCLSRLRVHDIQDQDGIFEQLASRYDFSCYVLSKSAKGRDNRESAFRGMYLGGDESLTSRDWLSRHVIADHGPLGALYPTKTWTAPNPHAAMKEGDTPSWFYFLPSGLHDPDHPDWGGWGGRFFESSPGVWRNAPGPAATQTVSRWRPYFQAEFAARMDWCVTDPDQANHPPRVQINGDAALRPLLVHGRPGGPVKLDASGSSDPDAGPLEFRWWIDVEAGGEATITPTGNKNEVVSVDPLHDGAPKDVHVILEVVDSGSPTLTSLRRVVVNFD is encoded by the coding sequence TTGCTTTGCGCGGTCCTAGCGATTGCCGCGGCGCCCCCAACGGACGCGAGTCCCGCCTCTCAGGGGTCCGACGCCAGGCCGCGTCTAGTCGTCACCAGCGACATTGGCGGCGACCCAGATGATATTCAGTCCCTGGTGCGGCTGCTGGTCTACGCGAACGAGTTTGAGATCGAAGGCCTAGTGGCTTCTGCCTCGGGCACGCCGAACGAACTGAGCAGCAAGGTCACGCGTCCAGACCTGATCCACCAAGCGATCAACGCATACGAGCAGGTCTTGCCGCGACTACGCCTGCACGATGTCCGCTTCCCAGAGGCCGACGACTTGCGACGTCGGGTTGTCTCTGGCAACCCAGAACGCGGGTGGGGCGCCATCGGCGAGTCTAAGCATACAGCGGGTTCCCAACTCCTTGTCGAAGCGCTGCTACGCTTCGACGCCGGGCCATTGAATGTGGCGATCTGGGGGGGACAGACCGACCTCGCCCAGGCGCTGTGGGACGTGAAGCATCAGCACGGCGACGCGGCGCTACGGCAGTGCCTCAGCAGGCTGCGTGTGCACGACATCCAGGATCAGGATGGGATTTTTGAGCAGCTCGCGTCGCGCTACGACTTCTCGTGCTACGTGCTTAGCAAGTCCGCTAAGGGAAGAGACAATCGCGAGTCGGCGTTTCGCGGCATGTACCTCGGCGGCGATGAAAGCCTGACTTCACGCGACTGGCTTAGTCGCCATGTCATCGCGGACCACGGCCCGCTGGGCGCGCTCTACCCGACCAAGACATGGACAGCGCCCAACCCGCACGCGGCGATGAAGGAGGGAGACACGCCCTCTTGGTTCTACTTCCTCCCGAGCGGACTGCACGACCCCGATCACCCCGATTGGGGGGGCTGGGGCGGGCGGTTCTTTGAGAGTTCCCCGGGCGTCTGGCGAAATGCCCCGGGGCCCGCCGCCACGCAGACCGTGTCTCGCTGGCGCCCCTACTTTCAGGCCGAGTTTGCAGCTCGCATGGACTGGTGCGTCACGGACCCCGACCAGGCGAATCACCCGCCGCGGGTGCAGATTAACGGCGACGCGGCGCTCCGGCCGTTGCTCGTTCATGGGCGACCAGGCGGCCCCGTGAAGCTGGACGCGAGCGGATCGTCCGACCCCGACGCAGGCCCGCTTGAGTTCCGATGGTGGATCGATGTCGAAGCGGGTGGCGAAGCAACGATCACACCTACGGGCAACAAGAATGAAGTGGTCTCCGTTGATCCGCTGCACGACGGCGCCCCCAAGGACGTACACGTGATCCTCGAGGTGGTCGACTCGGGTTCCCCAACCCTGACATCGCTTCGCCGAGTTGTAGTCAACTTCGACTAA
- a CDS encoding DUF5060 domain-containing protein codes for MKLALGHRCFSAYVVFVCGVLAAWLGTHQVCAEGGADEGRGALHRSNIRLTVERNCIIEWSCYSEIEYRDAFADVELNAVLTDADGAEFRLPAFWAGGNEWRFRFSSPHLGEYQFRTACNDVSNERLHARRGRISVIEYTGGNDLLAHGPLKLYQEGRLFRHQDGHPFLWLADSWWHGMTSRLDWPDGFQLLTADRKEKGFSVIQLAIAFPCDIQSFDPRGANAAGHAWTPGYQTINPEYFDLVDQRIAWLVREGLVPNIVGAWGYYLPEMGVEKMKRHWRYLIARYGAYPVTWTLCGEAVLPWYLLDNQAAASARQSQREGWGEVASYVRAIDPYQRLRSVHPGPASGGLRPLADMDALDFVMIQPGHKDASVATAADHLDAARKLYPGRPVLIGEACFEGMNGECKEKIQRILFWSSMLTGAPGFSYGADGIWQFNCRDNPFGPSPGGQTWGNAAWDDAYRWPGSAHVGAGRRILLGYSWEKLTSNPEWISNPATIDEPRGAYAAGIGDRMRMIYFPNGVAPWRVPPVVRQLAPNTSFQARYIDPMSTQVFPLGEITTDAQGGWEAPPTPVLHDWLLVLTGAERG; via the coding sequence TTGAAGTTGGCCCTCGGGCATCGCTGCTTTAGCGCGTACGTGGTGTTCGTTTGCGGCGTGCTCGCTGCCTGGCTTGGTACGCATCAAGTGTGCGCGGAAGGCGGAGCAGACGAAGGCCGTGGCGCGCTCCATCGCTCGAACATCCGACTAACTGTTGAACGCAACTGCATCATCGAATGGTCTTGTTACTCTGAAATCGAGTACCGCGATGCGTTCGCAGACGTCGAGTTGAATGCCGTCCTGACCGATGCGGATGGGGCGGAGTTCAGGTTGCCCGCCTTCTGGGCGGGCGGCAATGAGTGGAGGTTCCGGTTTAGCTCGCCTCACCTCGGGGAGTACCAGTTTAGGACGGCATGCAACGACGTTTCGAACGAGCGACTCCATGCGCGGCGGGGCCGTATTTCCGTCATCGAGTACACAGGAGGGAACGATCTGCTCGCGCACGGGCCCTTGAAACTATATCAGGAAGGCCGCCTATTTCGGCACCAGGACGGTCACCCCTTCCTGTGGCTTGCGGATTCGTGGTGGCATGGAATGACGTCACGGCTCGACTGGCCCGACGGGTTCCAGTTGCTCACGGCCGACAGAAAGGAAAAGGGCTTCAGTGTGATCCAACTAGCGATCGCCTTCCCGTGCGACATCCAGTCGTTCGATCCTCGCGGCGCCAACGCCGCGGGCCACGCATGGACACCCGGTTATCAGACCATCAACCCAGAGTACTTCGATTTAGTCGATCAGCGCATCGCATGGCTCGTACGAGAGGGGTTGGTTCCCAATATCGTGGGGGCATGGGGGTACTACCTGCCGGAGATGGGGGTTGAGAAGATGAAGCGGCACTGGCGCTACTTGATCGCCCGCTACGGCGCCTACCCTGTCACCTGGACGCTGTGTGGGGAAGCGGTGCTCCCGTGGTACCTGCTGGACAACCAAGCAGCAGCGTCCGCGCGGCAGTCGCAGCGCGAGGGTTGGGGAGAGGTTGCGAGCTACGTGCGCGCAATCGACCCATATCAGAGACTTCGGTCGGTGCACCCGGGCCCCGCTTCTGGCGGGCTCAGGCCCTTGGCGGACATGGATGCCTTGGATTTTGTGATGATCCAACCCGGGCACAAGGATGCGTCCGTAGCGACTGCTGCCGATCACCTTGACGCGGCGCGTAAGCTCTACCCAGGGCGACCCGTCTTAATCGGAGAGGCGTGCTTCGAAGGGATGAACGGGGAGTGCAAGGAAAAGATCCAGCGAATCTTGTTCTGGAGCTCGATGCTCACAGGCGCGCCTGGGTTCTCCTATGGCGCCGATGGTATCTGGCAGTTTAATTGCCGCGACAACCCCTTCGGACCTTCGCCGGGCGGTCAGACGTGGGGCAACGCCGCGTGGGATGACGCCTACCGATGGCCTGGCTCCGCGCACGTGGGGGCAGGCCGCAGGATCTTGCTGGGATACTCCTGGGAGAAACTCACTTCCAACCCAGAGTGGATTTCCAATCCGGCTACGATCGACGAACCACGCGGAGCGTATGCCGCCGGGATTGGGGACCGAATGAGGATGATCTATTTCCCCAACGGCGTGGCGCCGTGGCGTGTGCCCCCCGTGGTTCGGCAACTAGCGCCCAACACAAGTTTCCAGGCCAGATATATCGACCCGATGTCGACCCAAGTGTTCCCGTTGGGGGAGATAACCACGGACGCCCAAGGCGGATGGGAGGCGCCCCCGACGCCTGTGCTGCACGACTGGCTGTTGGTGCTGACTGGCGCCGAAAGGGGCTAG
- a CDS encoding PEP-CTERM sorting domain-containing protein — translation MLYIGDQVNGLPVDQSDPNTAIIGNYHGLLTDTLGLTVTYDTQAAQLTVAAVEAWAGAYDLVIFGNRPDGSGPFNNAALRTAVDATTVPILSHHTFAVRADRFRWFEQTHANALLMATTVRTEASESRLRADIDQDVRDALFQGITLDNDGTDDYFDFLGSVPERVVLGANPAGDFNADNTVNAADYTVWRDNVGNPTGTLMNDTTDPVLTPTIGPEQYTLWSGNFGLSGFTVAAESFTGPYAQRPQDNLGPEDPENPGVFLGGTILTTTEIGSNGVNGGAPDNYITSAIWAPGDRLLPTTEDPRVNAGWRMYMSARHFGGNDALVNYTDDGMAYLTNAINLLLNPPMIVDPPIEGSSLGSTVPEPSSLAMVGSCLVLFGLVRYRRVACWRTTRTTG, via the coding sequence GTGCTTTACATCGGCGACCAGGTGAACGGGTTACCCGTGGATCAGTCGGACCCCAACACTGCGATTATCGGCAACTACCATGGGCTGCTGACCGACACGCTGGGCCTGACCGTCACCTACGACACGCAGGCCGCTCAACTCACTGTGGCAGCGGTGGAGGCGTGGGCCGGCGCGTACGACCTTGTGATTTTTGGCAACCGCCCCGACGGCAGCGGGCCGTTCAACAACGCCGCGCTCCGCACCGCGGTGGACGCGACCACCGTGCCCATCCTGTCGCACCACACGTTTGCCGTACGGGCAGACCGCTTCCGCTGGTTCGAGCAGACACACGCAAACGCGCTGTTGATGGCTACCACGGTGCGGACCGAGGCAAGCGAATCGCGTCTCCGGGCCGACATCGATCAAGACGTACGCGACGCGCTATTCCAGGGCATCACCCTCGATAACGATGGCACGGATGATTACTTCGATTTTCTCGGATCGGTCCCCGAACGGGTCGTGCTGGGCGCCAACCCCGCGGGTGACTTTAATGCGGACAACACGGTTAACGCCGCCGACTATACCGTGTGGCGCGACAACGTCGGCAACCCCACCGGCACGCTGATGAATGACACCACCGACCCAGTCCTGACGCCGACGATCGGCCCCGAGCAGTACACGCTGTGGTCGGGTAACTTCGGGCTATCTGGCTTCACGGTCGCTGCGGAGAGCTTCACTGGACCGTACGCGCAACGTCCGCAGGACAACCTCGGCCCCGAGGACCCAGAGAATCCCGGGGTCTTCCTTGGTGGGACCATCCTTACCACCACCGAGATTGGGAGTAACGGCGTCAACGGCGGCGCCCCCGATAATTACATCACCTCCGCCATCTGGGCGCCGGGCGATCGACTGCTGCCGACCACCGAAGACCCGCGCGTGAACGCGGGTTGGCGGATGTACATGAGCGCCCGTCATTTCGGTGGGAACGATGCGTTAGTCAATTACACCGACGATGGCATGGCCTACCTGACGAACGCGATCAACCTGCTGCTGAATCCGCCGATGATCGTCGATCCGCCGATCGAGGGGTCCTCACTTGGATCAACCGTCCCCGAGCCCAGCTCGCTGGCGATGGTGGGGAGTTGCCTTGTGCTGTTCGGCCTCGTTCGCTACCGCCGTGTGGCCTGTTGGCGGACGACTCGAACCACAGGGTGA
- a CDS encoding transposase — protein sequence MSRSEVMGMGRRERDRQDVLFVTAEQLPKSQGHAFYERLNRLLSEAGFDREVEELCEPYYQPTGTRGRPSIPPGVYFRMLMVGYFEGIGSQRGIAWRCADSLSLREFWAFR from the coding sequence TTGAGCAGGAGCGAAGTGATGGGGATGGGAAGGCGAGAGCGGGACCGGCAGGACGTGTTGTTCGTGACGGCAGAGCAGCTGCCCAAGAGTCAGGGGCACGCGTTCTACGAGCGGCTCAATAGGCTGCTTTCCGAGGCGGGCTTCGACCGCGAGGTCGAGGAACTGTGCGAGCCGTACTACCAGCCGACCGGCACGCGTGGGCGGCCGTCGATCCCGCCGGGTGTCTACTTCCGGATGCTGATGGTGGGCTACTTCGAGGGGATCGGTTCGCAGCGCGGCATCGCGTGGCGGTGCGCCGACAGCCTCAGCCTGCGGGAGTTTTGGGCGTTCCGCTGA
- a CDS encoding transposase produces MGVPLTEATPDHSTLSRVRDRLPLEVHQAVFRLVLQLAAQQGLLKGKTVAVDSTT; encoded by the coding sequence TTGGGCGTTCCGCTGACCGAGGCGACCCCCGATCACTCGACGCTTAGCCGGGTCCGCGACCGCCTGCCGCTGGAAGTCCATCAGGCAGTATTCCGGCTGGTGCTGCAACTGGCGGCGCAGCAGGGGCTGCTCAAAGGCAAGACGGTGGCGGTCGACTCGACCACGTAG
- a CDS encoding transposase — MKSIVRRDTGEDWKAYVVGLMKKEEVIEEGDEPTDDEVRRFDKKRKNKKVSNADWVSTTDPSARITKLKDGRTHLAYKAEHVVDIETELILAAEVYHGDHSDTKTLCDSVMEAQTHLSEAGLEAQIEEAVADKGYHAAEQLELVTSVGVRTYVPEPKRRGESRLSAKPVEQQRAVKGNRRRTKTAKNKRLQRLRSERVERSFAHVCDTGGSRRTWLRGIDKVRKRLLTSALVRNLGLVMRKLFGIGTPRGLPGEGGSAGLMQLAWLLIAALLSSWDAPSTRSTRGINFCGRRPRRRRAAEICV; from the coding sequence ATGAAGAGTATCGTGCGACGCGACACCGGAGAGGACTGGAAGGCGTACGTCGTCGGCTTGATGAAGAAGGAAGAAGTGATCGAGGAGGGAGACGAGCCGACCGACGACGAGGTCCGCCGTTTCGACAAGAAGCGGAAGAACAAGAAGGTCTCGAACGCCGACTGGGTCAGCACGACCGACCCGAGCGCGCGGATCACCAAGCTCAAGGACGGCCGCACGCATTTGGCGTACAAGGCGGAGCACGTGGTCGATATCGAGACGGAACTGATCTTGGCGGCAGAGGTCTATCACGGCGACCACAGCGACACGAAGACCCTCTGCGACAGCGTGATGGAGGCGCAGACGCACCTGTCAGAGGCTGGGCTGGAAGCGCAGATCGAAGAAGCGGTTGCCGACAAGGGCTACCACGCTGCCGAGCAGCTGGAACTAGTCACGTCGGTCGGGGTGCGGACGTATGTGCCGGAGCCCAAGCGCCGCGGCGAGTCGCGTCTGAGCGCCAAGCCAGTCGAGCAGCAGCGCGCGGTGAAGGGGAACCGCCGGCGGACCAAGACCGCCAAGAACAAACGGCTCCAGCGGCTGAGGAGTGAACGGGTCGAGCGCAGCTTCGCCCACGTGTGCGACACCGGCGGGTCACGCCGCACATGGCTGCGGGGGATCGACAAGGTGAGGAAGCGGTTACTGACGTCGGCGCTGGTGCGGAACCTGGGCCTGGTAATGCGGAAGCTGTTCGGGATCGGCACGCCGAGGGGCCTGCCGGGCGAAGGTGGCTCCGCCGGGCTTATGCAGCTCGCCTGGCTTCTCATCGCGGCGCTGCTCAGCTCGTGGGACGCGCCATCGACTCGATCAACCCGCGGTATAAACTTTTGCGGCCGCCGGCCACGCCGTCGGCGGGCCGCAGAAATATGTGTTTAG
- a CDS encoding helix-turn-helix domain-containing protein produces the protein MATHQPQSTQSQPGDQEPERGFESVDDCARRAGVSSTAVRRWIRRGQIDFAQPGGPGSRLLIPLDALDGLISRAPAASTSAASPASEHKSTPAGPRPAWRTANKFL, from the coding sequence ATGGCCACACACCAACCACAGTCAACTCAATCCCAACCCGGCGATCAAGAGCCAGAGCGCGGCTTTGAGTCGGTCGACGACTGCGCCCGCCGCGCCGGCGTCTCATCGACAGCGGTTCGTCGCTGGATCCGGCGGGGCCAGATTGACTTCGCCCAGCCGGGCGGCCCCGGTTCGAGGCTGCTCATTCCGCTCGATGCCTTGGACGGCCTGATTTCGCGTGCCCCAGCCGCATCGACGTCCGCCGCCTCACCCGCTTCCGAACACAAGTCCACGCCAGCCGGCCCTAGGCCGGCGTGGCGAACTGCCAACAAGTTCCTCTAA
- a CDS encoding tyrosine-type recombinase/integrase, whose product MPAKSNTPEIQCAFYSWRLFRRNGVYFADGRSHSDRPGRRSLGTKDEAEARRLLVDLDRLKAEACGLAPRRSASTESVAAPLLLLDGRKLFEAHLARSPVTGGIQPSTQKRYRAILDKFLTFCATSRIGSWNDVDASVLERYSAFLQPNYAAKTIHAELTLCKQIVKWLIDRGHLQGREPIRLAMRKAQSQAAYCWRPEEVDAMLALCLESPELGWLHDVILTLATTGLRIAELAGLRWSDICLDDKMLSLSDETGVSPTRKSEDRRRLKSGRGRSLPIHDDLLLVLQRLPQRTGLVLRGPRGGKLKPDTVRRILVRDVLTPLGPRFPSPSGGQGFSDGRLHSFRHYFCSTCANSRVPEPMLMPWLGHADSAMVRRYYHLHDADARQKLCAVRFVGVNAAGRPAAVHDSDSVVDQEAPKPT is encoded by the coding sequence ATGCCTGCAAAAAGCAATACTCCCGAAATCCAGTGTGCATTCTACTCCTGGCGATTGTTCCGGCGAAACGGCGTCTATTTTGCCGACGGCCGCTCGCACTCCGACCGTCCTGGGCGCCGTTCGCTCGGCACAAAGGATGAGGCCGAGGCCCGTCGCCTCCTGGTCGACCTCGACCGCTTGAAGGCCGAAGCGTGCGGACTTGCCCCACGCCGCTCGGCATCGACCGAGTCGGTGGCGGCGCCGTTGCTACTCCTCGATGGCCGCAAACTGTTTGAGGCCCACCTTGCCCGTTCGCCGGTCACCGGCGGTATCCAGCCCTCAACACAAAAGCGTTATCGTGCGATTCTCGACAAGTTCCTGACATTCTGCGCCACAAGCCGCATCGGTAGCTGGAACGACGTCGACGCGTCGGTGTTAGAACGGTACTCGGCGTTCCTGCAGCCCAATTATGCGGCCAAGACGATCCATGCCGAGCTGACGCTTTGCAAGCAGATTGTCAAATGGCTGATCGACCGCGGGCACTTGCAGGGCCGGGAGCCGATCCGTCTTGCGATGCGCAAAGCCCAGAGCCAGGCAGCTTATTGCTGGCGACCAGAAGAAGTCGACGCGATGCTGGCACTTTGCCTAGAGAGCCCTGAACTGGGTTGGCTCCACGACGTCATCTTAACGCTGGCCACAACCGGCCTACGCATCGCGGAGCTCGCTGGCCTGCGTTGGTCCGACATCTGCCTTGACGACAAGATGCTATCGCTTAGCGATGAGACCGGCGTGTCGCCCACAAGAAAGTCTGAGGATCGGCGCCGACTGAAAAGTGGGCGCGGACGGTCACTTCCCATTCACGATGACCTTCTGCTAGTGCTTCAGCGATTGCCGCAGAGGACAGGGTTGGTGCTCCGGGGCCCTCGCGGTGGCAAGCTCAAGCCGGACACCGTACGCCGAATTCTGGTGCGCGACGTGCTGACGCCCCTCGGCCCGCGTTTTCCGAGCCCGTCGGGTGGGCAGGGGTTCAGCGACGGTCGACTGCACAGCTTCCGCCATTATTTCTGTTCGACATGCGCTAACTCGCGCGTCCCGGAGCCGATGTTGATGCCCTGGCTTGGGCACGCCGACAGCGCCATGGTGCGTCGCTATTATCACCTGCACGACGCCGACGCGCGACAGAAACTTTGTGCTGTCCGCTTCGTGGGCGTTAATGCGGCGGGTCGTCCCGCTGCCGTCCACGACAGCGATTCCGTTGTTGACCAGGAGGCGCCGAAGCCCACCTGA
- the rho gene encoding transcription termination factor Rho: MARGNRAGGRSRGRNNQGGGQGGGQGGSQGNTQGRAGYRNNGSRGGRRRNPGQGQGQGQGQNGYENRRENFSDEPVDTTTLTPGSGVLEMHPNGYGFLRDPSTNFTRERTDPFVPGTMIERYGLREGLLLGGLVQHQRRGQGPRLRELLDVEGVAPDDYLGVKNFDELTPITPEEWLRLETGPEPLSTRVMDLLTPLGKGQRALIVAPPRTGKTVLMQQISHSISTNHPDVAVMVMLIDERPEEVTDMKRNVQGEVFASSLDCDVESHVRLSQLTIERCRRLAEMGKDVFLLMDSITRLARAFNKWVGNTGRTMSGGVDIKAMDIPKKLFATARAFEEGGSLTIVGTALIETGSRMDDLIFQEFKGTGNMELVLDRKLSDRRVYPAIDIEQSGTRREEKLLPSETLHAATMLRRTLSSMHHVDAMEQLTSKLAKFKSNKEFIQLIQGAKAMD, from the coding sequence ATGGCAAGAGGAAACAGGGCCGGCGGACGCTCACGCGGACGCAACAATCAGGGCGGTGGGCAGGGTGGCGGCCAAGGCGGCAGCCAAGGCAACACCCAGGGCCGCGCAGGCTACCGAAACAACGGTTCGCGCGGCGGTCGCCGACGCAACCCCGGCCAAGGTCAAGGCCAAGGCCAGGGGCAAAACGGATACGAGAACCGTCGCGAGAACTTCTCCGACGAACCGGTCGACACAACCACGTTGACCCCCGGCTCGGGCGTGCTCGAGATGCACCCCAATGGCTACGGGTTCCTCCGCGACCCGTCGACCAACTTCACCCGGGAACGCACCGACCCCTTCGTCCCCGGGACGATGATCGAGAGGTACGGGCTCCGCGAAGGGTTGCTGCTGGGGGGCCTGGTGCAACACCAGCGGCGAGGGCAGGGGCCCCGGCTCCGCGAGCTGCTCGACGTGGAAGGCGTGGCGCCCGACGACTACTTGGGCGTCAAGAACTTCGACGAGCTAACCCCGATTACCCCCGAGGAGTGGCTCCGGCTCGAGACGGGCCCCGAGCCGCTCAGCACCCGGGTGATGGACCTGCTCACCCCGCTCGGCAAGGGGCAACGCGCCCTGATCGTGGCGCCGCCACGCACCGGCAAGACGGTGTTGATGCAGCAGATCAGCCACTCGATCTCGACCAACCATCCCGACGTCGCCGTCATGGTGATGTTGATCGATGAGCGGCCCGAAGAAGTAACCGACATGAAGCGGAACGTCCAGGGCGAGGTCTTCGCGAGCAGCCTCGATTGCGACGTCGAGAGCCACGTCAGGCTCTCCCAGTTGACGATCGAACGTTGCCGCCGGCTCGCCGAGATGGGCAAAGACGTCTTCTTGCTGATGGACTCTATCACCCGCCTCGCCCGCGCGTTCAACAAGTGGGTCGGCAACACCGGCCGCACCATGAGCGGCGGCGTCGACATCAAGGCGATGGACATCCCCAAGAAACTCTTCGCCACGGCCCGCGCGTTCGAAGAAGGGGGATCACTGACCATCGTCGGCACCGCCCTGATCGAGACCGGCAGCCGCATGGACGACCTGATCTTTCAGGAGTTCAAAGGCACGGGCAACATGGAGCTGGTGCTCGACCGCAAGCTCTCCGACCGCCGTGTCTACCCCGCGATCGACATCGAGCAATCGGGCACGCGTCGCGAGGAAAAGCTGCTCCCGTCGGAGACGCTGCACGCCGCCACCATGCTGCGGCGGACCCTCTCGAGCATGCACCACGTCGATGCGATGGAGCAGCTCACCAGCAAGCTGGCCAAGTTCAAGTCGAACAAGGAATTTATCCAGCTCATCCAGGGCGCCAAGGCGATGGACTAA